Proteins from a genomic interval of Chanodichthys erythropterus isolate Z2021 chromosome 8, ASM2448905v1, whole genome shotgun sequence:
- the kcnj8 gene encoding ATP-sensitive inward rectifier potassium channel 8, whose protein sequence is MLPRKSIIPEEFALPALVSRIPRKPVFRDRVNKARFIAKSGACNLAHKNIREQGRFLQDVFTTLVDLKWRFTLVIFTMTFLCSWLLFAMGWWLVAFAHGDLDPNLKPVVEKCVTNVNSFTSAFLFSIEVQVTIGFGGRMITEQCPAAITVLILQNIIGLIINAVMLGCIFMKTAQSHRRAETLIFSRHAVIAVRNNRLCFMIRVGDLRKSMIINAAVRLQVVRKTTTPEGEVIPIHQIDVQTESAVAGNSIFLLAPLIICHVIDKDSPLYDLSAMELQCSDLEVIVILEGVVETTGITTQARTSYVTEEIQWGHRFVPIVTEEEGVYSVDYSKFGNTVKVATPRCSARELDEKPSILIQTLQKSELSHQNSLRKRNSMRRNNSMRKVNSMRRNNSALAVPKVQFLTPEGGPNLAVT, encoded by the exons ATGTTGCCGCGTAAAAGCATCATACCTGAAGAGTTCGCGCTTCCGGCGCTCGTGTCACGGATTCCCCGCAAACCCGTGTTCAGGGACCGCGTGAACAAAGCGCGCTTCATCGCCAAGAGCGGCGCGTGCAACCTGGCGCACAAGAACATCCGCGAGCAGGGCAGATTCCTGCAGGACGTGTTCACTACTTTGGTGGATCTCAAATGGCGTTTTACCCTGGTCATTTTCACTATGACGTTCCTGTGCAGCTGGCTGCTGTTCGCTATGGGCTGGTGGCTGGTGGCGTTTGCGCACGGGGATCTGGACCCAAACCTTAAACCTGTCGTTGAGAAATGCGTCACTAATGTCAA CTCTTTCACATCTGCCTTCCTCTTCTCCATCGAGGTGCAGGTGACAATAGGTTTCGGGGGGCGTATGATAACAGAGCAGTGTCCCGCAGCCATCACAGTGCTCATATTACAGAACATCATCGGCCTAATAATTAATGCCGTCATGCTCGGCTGCATCTTCATGAAGACCGCCCAGTCCCACCGGCGCGCCGAGACCCTCATCTTCAGCCGGCATGCCGTCATCGCTGTACGTAACAACCGCCTGTGCTTCATGATCCGGGTGGGCGACCTGCGCAAAAGCATGATCATCAATGCCGCCGTGCGCCTCCAAGTGGTCAGAAAGACCACCACCCCGGAGGGCGAGGTCATACCCATCCATCAGATAGACGTCCAGACAGAGAGCGCGGTGGCCGGCAACAGCATCTTCCTGTTGGCGCCTCTGATCATATGTCACGTCATCGATAAGGACAGCCCTCTGTACGATCTGTCAGCGATGGAGCTGCAGTGTAGCGATCTGGAGGTCATCGTTATCCTGGAAGGTGTGGTGGAAACCACAGGCATCACCACTCAGGCTCGCACCTCGTACGTGACCGAGGAGATCCAGTGGGGCCACCGCTTTGTGCCTATAGTGACCGAGGAAGAGGGCGTGTACTCAGTGGACTACTCAAAGTTTGGGAACACGGTCAAAGTGGCCACACCACGCTGCAGCGCCCGCGAGCTGGACGAGAAGCCCTCCATCCTGATCCAGACGCTCCAGAAGAGCGAGCTGTCGCACCAGAACTCTTTGCGCAAGAGGAACTCCATGCGGAGGAACAACTCCATGCGCAAGGTTAACTCCATGCGGCGCAATAATTCAGCCCTCGCCGTACCCAAAGTGCAGTTCCTCACCCCTGAGGGTGGCCCAAATCTAGCTGTCACATGA